The sequence below is a genomic window from Lolium perenne isolate Kyuss_39 chromosome 4, Kyuss_2.0, whole genome shotgun sequence.
GAGAAGAACGCCCTCCCCAACACCAACTCGGCGCGCGGCTTCCCGGTGCTGGACGACATCAAGGCCGCCCTGGAGAACGCCTGCCCGGGCATCGTCTCCTGCGCGGACATCCTTGTGCTCGCCGCCGAGGTCTCCGTCGACCTGGCAGGAGGTCCCTCCTGGAGAGTAACGCTGGGGCGGAGGGACGGCACCACGGCCAGCTTCGACGGCGCCAACAACCTCCCCGCCCCGACGGAGGACCTGGACGTCCTCCGGCAGAAGTTCGCCGCCGTCGGGCTCGGCGACGCCGACTTCGTCGCCCTCCAAGGCGCGCACACCATCGGCCGGGCGCAGTGCCGGTTCATCCAGGACAGGCTCGACAACTTCAGCGGTACGGGGCAGCCGGACCCGACGCTGGACGGGGCATACCTCAACACCCTGCGAGGGAGCTGCCCGGCGTCGGCCGGCACCGGCAACACGCACCTGAACAACTTGGACCCGGCCACGCCCGACGCCTTCGACAATAGCTACTACGCCAACATCGTGCGCAACCGCGGCCTGCTCCGCTCCGACCAGGTGATGCTCTCGGCTCCGGGCGGCGCCGCGGCCACCACCGCGCCCATCGTCCGGCGCTTCGCCGGCAGCCAGGAAGAATTCTTCCGGAGCTTCGCCAGGGCGATGGTCAAGATGGGCAACATCGCCCCGCTCACCGGGAGCATGGGGGAGGTCAGGAGGAATTGCAGGGTGGTGAACAGAAGCTGATCGACTGGTGTTCAAAGTTCAAACACAATTGTGTTATATTTTTTTCCATTTTCAAGTGATTCATTGTTTCTTGACTAATAATCTTCGAAGAGATGTGAATAAAATATCTGTAATTTCTATTGAATAAGTTTTGAAGAGCAACGGCCCTGGGAGAATAGCTTGTACGAAATAAGTAATCGCCCCATAGAAATCCAGCATATACATGACATGTGAATTCCTGCAATTTTTCCTATTCCTAGATTTCAAGTTCATGCATTCCAAACAGGGCATAGGTTGTTCACGCGAGTACAAAACATACGACCTGCCAACAGCAAAATGTGATTCATGCCATCCTGAAGTACAATATGCGAGCATAGTTTTTTTGACTTGGGCTACGGCGGGCTTACACCAGCCTGAACTCACATATCATCAAAACAAGAGTTTACAAGGGATCATTACAAGGTAGGAGAAGAGGGGGAgaagagagagagggggaagtCTAATGTCTTCAATGCAGCCCCGGACAACCACCGAGATGTCCTCAACGACGCCTTTGAAGGTGAGGGTGTTCCTCCGATTCCAAATGCTCCAGGCGATGACAGTGTTGATAGTGGCATCCTCGTAGGTAGGTGCAGCAGCGGAGAAGCCAGAAGTCGGTGAGGCTGGCGTAGTCGCGGTCGTCGAAGTCGCGATGAAAGAACCTCCAAACTTCTCGAGCTTGGGGGCACCGAAGGAGGAGGCGATCAGTGTCCTCATCTCGGGGGGGCATGAGAGGCAGGTAGCAGAACTACCGAGGTGGTGACGGAACCACTGTGCATTGGTGGGGAGACGCTTCTTCCTGGCAAGCCAACAGAAAATCTTGCACTTCAGGGGGGCTGCACTCCTCCAAACCCTCGTTGCAATGTCATCAACCTGCAGATTGCTGAAAAAACTGGAATAGAAACTTTTGTTCATAAGCTCATATTTGGTACGTCAAGGCGCAGAACCACAAGACTCAGGTCAGAGGTAAGGGCACAAAGTTGTGCCGCAGCAACATCAGTAAGGCGCGGAACCAGGAAGAGATTGAGGTCAGAGGAGATGGCAGTGGAGACGTTAAGGTTAGGAAGAGTGGAGTGAGAGAAGAGGTGGGGGAAGCGGTGGTTGAAAGGTTGAACCAGAAGGCCATGGCAGCTCCGATGCCAATGGTGGCAGAGGAAATAACCCTGAATTTGTCGATGCCGACAATGATGTCCTTCCATATAGGGGTGTCTAGATAGTGATGGTCCCCCAAGTCTCGGGAGGCCCCCCAACCATATCCACGTCTAAACCAGCATGCCCAGGGAGCAGTGGAGTTGGAATGGATCTTGGTCAGGAATTTTGCGAGAAGCGCATCATTTTGAGTCGAGAGGGAGAGGACCCCTAGGCCTCCGAACTTCTTGGGGATGCAGACATCTGGCCATGCCACCTTTCATTGCCCGCCATTGCAGGCTTCCTCCCCAGTCCAGAGAAAGGGGCGACACCGCTTGTCGATGGCTTCCACCACCCCAGCTGGAAGGAGGCCAACGCTCATGGCGTGTGCAAGCATGGCAGTCGGGACCGAGTTGACGAGGAGCAAACGCCCCCCAATGGGGAGGCAGCGACCTTGCAAACTAGATAGCCGCATGCCGCTTTTGGTCATAATCGGGGCGAAGTCCGCGATGCGGAGCTTCTGGGTAGAAAGTGGAAGGCCAAGATAGGTCTGGGGAAGGAGGAGACAGTACGGCCAAGGGCCGAGCGCTCGTCAGTTTTAATAGGGACAAAGGTGCTTTTATGAAAGTTAATAACCAGGCCAGTGGTAGCGAAGGCATCCAACACCGCCTTGAGGTTGGCGACGTGTTCAGGAATGGCCCTGACAATGATGAGGGTGTCGTCAACGTACTGAAGCACGGGACAAAGCATGTCATCAGCCAAGGGTTGAAGGAGTAGGCCCTCTCGGGAGGCCTGAAGAAGCATATGTTGAAGCACATCAGCGACGATGTTACAGAGGAAGGGGAGAGGGGGTCTCCTTGTCGCAGCCCCCTGCGAAATTGGATCCAGCGTCCATGGATACCATTAAGAAGGACAACAATTTGACTGCATTCTGGTCCAAGATCGCCAGACCTCTGGGAAGCCTTTGGCTAGCAGAATTTTGTGGAGGGCGTCCGAGTTGATAGAGTCAAATGCTTTGCTAAAATCAAGCTTAAAAATTGCCGCAGGGGTGGCACGCTTGTGGCAATCCTGAACAGTGCCGGCCGTGTAGATGAAGTTTTCAGTATAGAACGGCCCGAGATGAAACCAGTCTAGTCGGCGTGGACCGGATAAGCAATAAGGTCTCGAAGGCAAAGAGTGAGACATTTAGTGTGCCAGCATAGTCAAACATCTGTAATTAATAATCTGGCATTCTGGCAGATAGCAGTTCTAGCtacgaattttttttttttttttgaacataagagggtcctgaaggacccagagcttATATTAATATTGAACAGTATTACAACACAGCTCAAACCAAATATTCGTGCTCTGAAAACCAGAGCCTAAACATTTAGTGTCTAGAAGCACACATGAAAGAGAAGTTGCTAAGGAACCACACAACCTAAACAGAAGAATGCAATCGGAGCCTGACAGGGTGTCCGGTGAGAACTCGGACTCGAAGAACCTGCAACCGCATTCTCCAGGGGCCTTCTGCGAAGTCTCCAACCGTAGAGCCAGCGGCTCAACCAGCAATCGCGTTGGATGACTCGACCGAGGTAGAGGGTTGAGCTGTAGATCAAACAGAGGCATCACCGAGCTCAAGACCAAGATATCTTCTCCGCCAAATCTGAGGAGCGACAACGGAAACGCTCTCACCCGTTTCCGGCGAATCAACTCGAGCGGCATGAAGATTGAATAGGCAGCATGAACAGCAACTTGCATTATGTATGATGTGCAACATCTAGGCTGAATCATTCTAAGCATAGGCAACTGATATGCGCTGACCAACCGAAGAGCACGAGGATGCCATTGAATATTCAGAAGCACCGGCGTCGACCCAAAACATGAACAAATCAGCATTCCCACATCATCCTTTGACAGCTTCATAAGGTTGCAGCCAGCAGAACCCAAAGACCTCCAGCACACGGGCATCACAGCAGTAGTAGATTGAGTCAAAAAACAGGAGCCTGGGGCAGCACAACAAGTGGTGCACCTCACCCATGTGTGCAGGTACAGATTCACCTGCAACAGTTTGCTCAATCCTTGGATCAAATGCATCAGTACCATGCCCATAGTTTTACCATTTGTGCCTGAGCTGCCAAGATCTTGGAGAAAGCTAGAGATGTGAAGGGCCTTCAACTGCACCAAATTATCCCCAACAAATTGGTTGAAATCATGAACTCCGTCAGTAGTAGCAAACTTGTTTTCCCATGGAGCAAAAGATCCCAACTCCCCCTTCACCCTTCCACCACCTCGCCACACAGGCGAATGGAACTGGGGCAGAACTTCACCAAGATAGGGAGCAGAATCCCTCCGAGAATCTCCTTCTCAGCCACCACGGCCAAAGAGAGAAGAGGACAGAGAGAACAACACACATCCAACTCGAATTTATTCCAGCAAGAAATAGAAAGGAACATGGGAGCAAGGAACTCCGAAGAAAATCCTCGCCATGGAACCAGCAGGGAGGTGCCGGCATAGGAAACACCAGCTCCCTCACTCGCACCCTCCGCCTCGTTGCTACGCAGATGAGGAAGAAAAGATTGAGGAAGAGAAACCATGGATCTGGATCCGGCCACCGTTTTATTTGCTGGGAGAAAACTAACTAAGAGAGAAAACTAACTAAGAGAGAACCTAATACTACTAGAAACCAGACCCCCCTCTCACCCATCACCGGCCACCATGGCCGCCGGCGACGAGGGAGAGAGAGGCCGGTGAGGAGATCTAGGGGAAGAGGCTCAAGCAGAGCAGTCTCCACAGGGGTACACGCCGAGGAAGTAATTCCTGTAGTTACACCAATTCGGttttttcaagctacgagcagagatTGTCATCGAGTACTAGTACCATAAATCAAGTGCGTTCATAACTGGTTCAGACGCAAACCGTAGCCCATTTTTTTACTAACTCGGTCAGTCCTGTTGGCATTAACGAAGGGAAAGTGAACTATGGGACTGGCTGGCGGTTCCTACGGTTTGCATCCAAACCACTTACGAAACACCCCTGCTAGAGATTGCTCGATATGATAGTTAAAAGAATAGTTCAAAATATATTGTTCAATGTGATGCAAAAAGATTCTTAAATCATATTTACATGGGGCAAATTGTTTCATGAAAATGCTAAGCTGTCTGCAACAACACATTCCTAGGCAAAGATGCAAAATCTACTGTTGGTTATAACTTATAAGGAAGCCAAAACGAATCCTAAAACACAAGTAATGGTACAACAACTGGAATGATCTCTAAGCCTCTTCTAATGTTGTAATGTAACATGACAACACAATGGCCACATGGAAGCCATGGCACTTGCAATCTAAACAGTCGGTTTAATGGAAGTCTGTCACTGCTCGCTACTCGCtaggtggaggtgggggtggtggcAAAAGAAGTGCAAGACGCTGCTTATATCTTTCGATCCGGACTTGCCGCTCCTTGCGCAATCTGCCAAACAAAATTACGTCAAAATGGAAGTAAATAACACACACTCCAGACAAGATCACATTTGCATATTCCAATTTCCAATGTACTCTGTATGGTTAAAATGTGTTCGATTTTGTCattttttgtgtagcctagaatacaaagtagtttgtattgagattctgCAAATTTGCAGTATACATCATTGGCCTACCTCtgggatttttttcagatttttttgaaacttcaaTATACAATTTTTGAATGTTTAAAAATACATGGCTACCGGCTACGTGTAGCTCAACCTCCGTTTTGAGTTTCTGTCATCTAATTATCCAACTTAATAGTCCCATGAAGGCAAAAACTATTATACTGTAATATTATGGATTAATACCTACAAAACTATTATCGTCCTCACAATTTCTTGGCCTAATCTTCTTTTCGTGATTGATTCAGCAGCTATTCAAAAGATAGAAGAGGGCTAGAAGAAGAAAAATACATACTTAGCACGTATCTTTTTTGCACGAGTTACATGCTGCTTCAGTAAGTCAGCCGCAGTATATTCACCAGTATCATTCTGCACAAGAAAATACAAATCCAATGGTATCATAGTCTAACAGCCCGACTGTCAATGTAAGCACTAGTGATTTTGGTGAAAGAAAGGTATAATAAATTAACTGACAGCTGCAAAAAGTGCTGGGTAACAAAAGGTCATAAAACAGGTAACTCCCACCAAAGAATAGCATTTAAAAAAGTTCTTTTATCAGTTAAGTCTCGAGAAATGAGACATAATCTTCGGAACATGACATTTTATTGGTAAGGTACAACAAATGAGTTCAATCTTGGCAACAGGTTTGGTTTGGAACCTGTTGCTAGATACCATTTAATTAAGTGCTCACCGACCCAATTAAACACTTCCAAGGAGCAAgtgaaacaaaaaaaattactTCCCAGAACAGACAAATAACTGTCTTAAGGATTAGAAGTGGTCACAACCAACGGTATAGCATATGCAGGATATAACTACCAAGGCTTCAAATACTTCTATATGCAGAAAATATGTAAAGGGTGAGAACTGAATGAACCGGGGGCATAACTGAAACTCCTGCTTTAGTCGAATCCCAAACAAGGTAGAGTGAGGGAACTCTAAGAGAGAAAAATAGATCAGAAACTGACCAGATGAAGCTATATCCTCTAGTTGACAAAACTCAGAACAAACTAAAAAATCATGTAAAGCAAGTGTCTAAGTAACTGTGCCTAATCTGTTGTTCAGTGGTACTCTGTTGTTGTGGACATTAGCACGTTGCCTCCCAATGAGAGTCATGGAAGGAGTTGGCTAGGGAAGAGTTCATGAAGGGGACGACTTGAATATCAGGAAAGATGAGTTATATAGTCAGAAAAGTAAGAATTAGGAAGGTATAATGCCTTGGGTGCCAAGTAAGGAGGTATTATATGTGTCGGTCATGTAAGTTATGGAATCAAGCAAGAACAATCAATCCAATCTCTCCCTGGTTATTCTCTCCTTCGCAACCTATGTCTACCCGAGGCCGTCTGGCTATCTTCTGCACGGTAGTTATCCCGTTGTGGATCTAAGTCCACAACATACTGACAGTGAAATTAGCACATACCCTCATAAATGTATGTTTCAGAATCCAGATATTGCTACTGATGGATGCTTATTAATCGTTCAAAAACCTACAACTGGCTATAGGATTTGGACAATACAGTTTGTCATGTATAGCATATGCAGGATATAGTGCTTCAAATACTTCTAACAGAAAAAGGGTAAAGGGTGAGAAACGAATGAAACAGGCAGAACTGAAACTCCTGCTCTAGTCTGCGCAAGTTCCAAACAAGGTGGAGTGAGGGAACATGGAACTTTGATCAAAATCTGGATAAATGAAGCTATATCTTCTTTGTGACAAACCGCACAACAAAACTGAAAGTTTCATCACTTATATCAAGTGTCAAATTAACGGTACCTAATTATCTGTTATTCAGTGGTATTGACAGTGAAAAAGGTATGAACAAAATTCAGATATTGCTACAGATGGAAGCTTGCTCGTTCATAAACCAAAAACTGGCTACAGGATTTGGAAAATACACTTGTCATATAGGATTCAAAAATGCTTGAAAAATAATATATTTAAGTGGTATGGTAGGCACTGCATTTTAAAACAAATTAACAATGCTGTGAAGTTGGTTTCTTCAGGATACCTTCTCTTCTTCTGAATCTTGATCTTCAGCATCCTTGTCCTTTTCAGACAGCCTAGAATCTACAACTGAAGCAGGCAAAGGTCTTGGAAGAAGTGGTGCAACGTTTCCAACAAAGCTTGGCTGAGAACAACAAATGAGACAAGTAATAAGAACTTTAAATGAGAGTTCACACATACATAGCCCTTAAAGTAATAAAAGGGAAAACCCGAATTCACAACAATAAATCAAGTTGTACCAGTAATATCCATTTACAATAGGCCACAAATATCTTCTGATGATCTTTTTGGACACAGAGTGAAGATTGTGTTTAATTCAAATTATGTTTTGGAGTGCAGAATAGTAGAATACATAGATGAGATAAATGCAAACACAAGTGAGCAAAAGTTTGTCAGGGAGAACAAATACTCCTactgtcccaaaatgtaaggctcgCTTTTTTGATGCCCAACTTTGACACCCAACTTTGACCACTAATATACACCAAATTATATGGATTCAGAAGGTATAAATGGTACTGTTGCATTTGTCTTGCAAATCTCTTTCATTTCATATATATTTATAAAAAAATTGTGCACATATTATAAGTACAAACATAGTCAAAGTTGTAAGTTGTTGGCCAGCGAAATTCAAGggtgccttacattttgggaaggAGGGAGTAGTAATTTCCCAAACTTAGATGAGTTCTAGAGTCTTCAATTTTACATAGATCAAATTTGCTCACAAAAATTAACCTAACTaacatgttttttttttctcaGAGAGCACATAAAATAGTTATTTGGGGAACATCCATCTGTTTAATTCAAGGAGTCAGAAAAATTTGAAGtgtgaaaaaaaaacaaaaaggcaTCTGAGTCACCTTCAAACATAGAAAGAACTGATGTAGAGAACGCGGACGTAAGTAAATTTTTAAGAAGCAAGTAACATAAGCATTCAAAGGAAAGAATGAAAGTATGCAAACCTGAATTTCATGTGGGACACCATTGCGCACCCAAGATCGGCAAAGAGCATACAAGGATCCTGAGTCACTGTCCAACACATTAACCTTCGGACAACCAAAACAAAATCAGTAGAAATGTCTGTTCTTGTATGACATTCAATTCGCCTCAATGCATTCATAAATTTGATCAAGTGATCAAAATAAATTGGACAAGCGAATTGCACTGTCATATCATTTATCATCTTTGAAAATACGAAACTCTACGAGCTATGAGGCCATATTACCCTAGGGACTAAAACAGCATATCAATAATCAGTACAAATTACAAACTCATGCCATGTGTCAGAAGTACAAAAAGTAACTTTAGATCCATTTGCATTTGCAGTAGTAACTGGACATTCTGAAACTAGTCACGGAGTAGAATCATTCTCCTCTTACTATACCAATAACGACAGTATAAATGAGTGAACATATTGCATCTCTGAAGATAAAATGTTAAGAAACATGCACTTACTTTGCGATCGTTGATCACCACAGTTGAAGCGTCTTCTTTGGTGCTTTCTCTGCAGTGAATTTGAGGTTATAGATTTTCATTTACAAATTTTGAGTCCAGAAGACAAATTTATATGCTTCTAGTTTCGTTTTGCTACCTTTCCTTTGTGTTGCTATGCTCTTGAGGGGATGGAGTAGCAGCTGGACCTGGATTACGAGGGGATGGAGTAACAACCTATGACATTCCCCCCAAAAGAAGAATAAACGTTATGAGGGAACATCATGAATCATAATCTTGACAGCAGTATTGACCACTAGGAAAGTAAGGGACATCCTAATGAGCACAGTGCCAGGCAGGCTATAAATCAACCCAAATAAGCACTGTGTAAAACCAAATGGCGTGCCCAAATAGCCAGCTAGATCCATCCCTTGATTCTCACTATTAGGCTTGGGATCAGATGCCTAATATAGTAATATATCATGAGGCTAGGGTTTCATACGAGGGTTGCAGTATTTATTGCACTTGTTTGGAGTATTATTATTTCGGAGACAGGGTTTTTTCAATGGCCAGGCATTGGGGATTTATAGCATACCAAATTACTGGAGGAAACAAGTCATAGCACAACCATCCTGTCCAATTCACATCAAGTCAAGTAATAAGCTGAACTGACCTTGGGGTGAGGCTGCGGGGCTATGGGAACCCCTCGCGGAGGCTGCTCGGGGCGCGGGGTCACGCCCGCCACCACGGCCCGCGGCACGGCGGCGTAGGACCGCTGCTGCGTGGGCACCTGCGGGTGCGGGGAGCGCGCGACGGGGACGGCCACGGCGTGGGGACGCGGGTACCCGACGGAGAGCTGCGGGATGCGGCGGTGGCTGgcgaccgcggcggcggcggcggcggaggcggggtAGGAGGGCGTGGTGGCGACGGGGTAGAGTATGCcgtgggtagggttagggttgagCGGGCGGCCGGTgaagtgcggcggcggcggggcgcgcTGCGGCGCGGAGGTGGCGAGGAAGGCGCGCGGCAGGGGCAGGGGCTGCGTGTGCGTGTGCGTGTGCGCGGCGGTCGCCGGAGTAGCGGGCGCGACGGCGGGCGGGGCAGCGGGGGAAGGAGGTGGGCGCTGCTGTGGTGGGGTCGACATTGGCGCGCTGACGCGCGAGGATCCAGAGCTTTTAGACGGTTTGGTGGGTCACAGTGGAGCGGGGTCTCCTCCTCTTTGAAAAACGAAACGAAACTCTCGTGTCGTGTGCGCTCATTTCGAAAGTTTCAACCTGGCCGACGCTCCCGGCCCTATCACTGTATCACATCCACCTACGGGGGAAAAATCAGCGTGCAGTTGTGCACGTCTCTTCAAATAATCTCGGTTATCTTTTAATGAGTTGCATTTTACGTAGACACTCGGATTCAAATTAACTGACTCCATTTTATCTAGATATGAATGCATCTAGTCAATAAACACAGCTACTCCTTCTAGACCGTTTTACATAGAGCTATTACGCATTTCGAGAAAAAAAAGTTAACTACtaatttggtcaataaaatataaaaaaaattgataaagggaatatattaatatcaagagataccaattacacccagcctctgcaacaacgcaccaccctaatggcactacggatgcacacagccaaaaaaaggaaaaaaaaactaagaaacaaaactcccgctacagtatctcgggtctaacaacagcaatacatccaccgccatgacaacacctgaattgcagactctccaaaaaatgacgcctccaagaagggaagcaccgtcgtcgtccgatcaaagatcttaggttttcaccctgaagatagtccccactctcaaaacaatgcctccaccaaggtcactgctaggcacaaccagttaaggccagaccttgggttttcaccctgaaaggtaggactctgcgcttcacatgtgttgtcgcccccactttcataccgctgctgtgaagcccggacaccaagcaagcccctcaacagcgcggagacttgaaactcccttagctagtcctcccctccagccttcatgaaattctcttcttccgactttcatcatgtatccatagtcacttgatgtcaacacggaaaaagagcttcgcgccgctccctccaaaaccaaacggtcggaataaacgcatgggtgcgcacgaccgaatacctccgatccagcaaactccaggcaaagcactgttacattcgccggcggagccttccggaactcaaccctccggccagatcacgagtccaggcctccggtaggtcttcctattcacgcaagagaggccctaggaccgccgcctttattcaggtcggacccccacatcggtgaccatcccgggctggccaacccaaccctccaccggtgACACCATCACCGGCTTCCATGCacctccatctcaccgccggatggcgatgatagatcaaaaatccaccaccaccaaccgcaggccgaccctctccggcgaagaagaggccacctcctccgtcaaacCCAAGACTGCTGCCTCGGGCGCCCTCGTGTCGTGGAagatgcccgagatcgcctccacgcaccgacgagaggcgggggtggatggcatggcgcagaccgagggtctggccgccgcccaccaccaacccctgccggagtgctgcgggaagccgacgagaggagggagaccgcagc
It includes:
- the LOC127349065 gene encoding peroxidase A2, producing the protein MAPPSPVPAALLAVCALLAASLHGAGAQQQLSSSYYDDSCPNVYGTVRRVVQQARAADPRILASLIRLQFHDCFVNGCDGSLLLDDSPTINSEKNALPNTNSARGFPVLDDIKAALENACPGIVSCADILVLAAEVSVDLAGGPSWRVTLGRRDGTTASFDGANNLPAPTEDLDVLRQKFAAVGLGDADFVALQGAHTIGRAQCRFIQDRLDNFSGTGQPDPTLDGAYLNTLRGSCPASAGTGNTHLNNLDPATPDAFDNSYYANIVRNRGLLRSDQVMLSAPGGAAATTAPIVRRFAGSQEEFFRSFARAMVKMGNIAPLTGSMGEVRRNCRVVNRS
- the LOC127296278 gene encoding uncharacterized protein, with the translated sequence MSTPPQQRPPPSPAAPPAVAPATPATAAHTHTHTQPLPLPRAFLATSAPQRAPPPPHFTGRPLNPNPTHGILYPVATTPSYPASAAAAAAVASHRRIPQLSVGYPRPHAVAVPVARSPHPQVPTQQRSYAAVPRAVVAGVTPRPEQPPRGVPIAPQPHPKVVTPSPRNPGPAATPSPQEHSNTKERESTKEDASTVVINDRKVNVLDSDSGSLYALCRSWVRNGVPHEIQPSFVGNVAPLLPRPLPASVVDSRLSEKDKDAEDQDSEEEKNDTGEYTAADLLKQHVTRAKKIRAKLRKERQVRIERYKQRLALLLPPPPPPPSE